A stretch of the Desulforamulus ferrireducens genome encodes the following:
- a CDS encoding YibE/F family protein, whose amino-acid sequence MRKTILFFMTTILACLLMGQVVYATETEEVAQEIIVRGKILAVSEQQETNNDLEGWIQGKEQLVTAKILSEPYEGQEVSFFHVVPDQPGMALVVKPGDEVVLSVEVEDGKVTNAFVSDHARDKKLYYLAGCFALIMVAIGGLKGLKSVVSLTLTGVGIFGVLLPLLFKGHSPIIVTILVAAVMTTITMVLVHGFNKKTLAGIIGTTSGVIVAGLLAMLVGKAAKLTGFSSEEMQMLMYIPQQINFDYQGLLFAGMIIGALGAVMDVGISIASAVEEVKRVNPALTTKELMQAGMNVGRDVMGTMANTLILAYTGGALPLILIFMAYDMPFLKIINLDLISTEIVRALTGSIGLTLAIPITSLAAGLLFTRGEKRKPRIKREIQA is encoded by the coding sequence ATGCGGAAGACTATTTTATTTTTCATGACCACAATACTGGCCTGCTTACTCATGGGACAAGTGGTTTATGCCACTGAAACAGAAGAAGTGGCACAGGAAATCATCGTAAGGGGCAAAATACTGGCTGTCAGCGAACAGCAGGAGACAAACAATGATCTAGAAGGCTGGATTCAAGGAAAAGAACAATTGGTCACCGCCAAGATCCTCAGTGAACCTTATGAAGGGCAGGAGGTTAGCTTTTTTCATGTTGTGCCCGACCAACCAGGCATGGCACTGGTGGTAAAACCCGGGGACGAAGTGGTGTTATCGGTGGAAGTGGAAGATGGTAAGGTTACCAACGCCTTTGTTTCGGACCACGCCAGGGATAAAAAACTTTACTATCTGGCCGGCTGCTTTGCCTTGATCATGGTGGCTATTGGCGGTCTTAAGGGGCTCAAGTCGGTTGTCTCCCTAACCCTGACAGGCGTGGGCATCTTCGGGGTACTGTTGCCACTGTTGTTTAAAGGTCACAGCCCCATTATCGTAACTATTTTAGTGGCAGCAGTAATGACCACCATTACCATGGTGCTGGTACATGGCTTTAATAAAAAGACGTTGGCGGGGATCATTGGCACTACCAGCGGGGTTATAGTGGCAGGTCTGCTGGCCATGCTGGTGGGCAAGGCTGCTAAACTGACCGGCTTTAGCAGTGAGGAAATGCAAATGCTAATGTATATCCCCCAGCAGATAAATTTTGATTACCAGGGGTTGCTCTTTGCCGGAATGATCATTGGGGCCCTGGGGGCAGTAATGGATGTGGGAATTTCCATTGCCTCTGCCGTAGAGGAAGTGAAGAGGGTCAACCCGGCCCTAACCACCAAAGAATTAATGCAGGCCGGTATGAATGTAGGCCGGGATGTGATGGGTACCATGGCTAACACCTTAATTCTTGCCTACACCGGCGGCGCCCTGCCCCTAATATTAATCTTTATGGCCTATGATATGCCCTTTTTAAAGATCATCAATCTTGACTTAATCTCCACCGAGATAGTGCGGGCCCTCACAGGCAGTATCGGCCTTACTCTGGCCATCCCCATTACCTCCTTGGCAGCAGGGTTGCTATTTACCCGAGGGGAAAAAAGAAAGCCTAGAATAAAGCGAGAGATACAGGCGTAG
- the lgt gene encoding prolipoprotein diacylglyceryl transferase codes for MHLSEISPFIFSWGPITIRWYGVLMMVAVLVGTWLALREAKRVGVKADDIIDLVLICAPISWLGARLYYVIMSWDYYSVNLSEIPKIWHGGLAIHGGILTAILTGYIFTRVRGMNFWQTADIVAPSFILGQAIGRWGNFFNQEAYGYPTDLPWAMYIDGAYRHPTFLYESLWNLMVFGLLMFLRRKLPSKGQLFMLYLALYSLGRFFIEGFRTDSLMIGPLRAAQVMSIILMAVAGLIFIYLGKRNRHTSA; via the coding sequence TTGCATCTATCGGAAATCAGCCCCTTTATCTTCTCCTGGGGCCCTATAACAATTCGCTGGTACGGGGTATTAATGATGGTGGCGGTCTTGGTGGGTACTTGGCTGGCTCTGCGGGAAGCCAAGCGGGTAGGAGTAAAGGCCGATGACATCATTGACCTGGTATTAATCTGTGCTCCCATCTCCTGGCTGGGGGCCAGGCTGTATTATGTTATCATGAGTTGGGACTACTACAGTGTAAACTTAAGTGAAATACCAAAAATCTGGCACGGTGGCTTAGCCATTCACGGCGGTATCCTCACCGCCATCCTCACCGGCTATATTTTCACCAGGGTGCGTGGCATGAATTTTTGGCAGACCGCAGATATTGTAGCACCCAGTTTTATTCTGGGACAGGCCATCGGTCGCTGGGGTAACTTTTTTAACCAGGAGGCCTATGGTTATCCCACTGATCTTCCCTGGGCCATGTATATTGACGGTGCTTACCGGCACCCCACCTTTTTGTATGAATCTCTTTGGAATCTCATGGTATTTGGCCTTTTAATGTTCCTGCGCCGAAAGCTGCCCTCTAAGGGGCAACTGTTTATGCTGTACCTGGCTTTGTACTCTCTGGGTCGTTTCTTTATTGAGGGTTTCCGCACCGACAGCCTGATGATTGGTCCCCTGCGGGCGGCTCAGGTGATGAGTATTATCCTTATGGCAGTGGCCGGCTTAATTTTTATTTACCTTGGTAAAAGAAATCGGCATACCAGTGCCTAG
- the cbiT gene encoding precorrin-6Y C5,15-methyltransferase (decarboxylating) subunit CbiT, giving the protein MSKVDWPFTTPGIPDHLFKRDNNIPMTKQEVRMIVLGKLRLFPGAVVYDVGAGTGSVSVECALQLKQGTVYALEKDGSADELVEANARRFGLSNIKLVPGQAPATMEKLPPADRIFIGGSAGVLAGILATAHQKLKPGGWLVATAVTIETTPQVMRFLAEQGYEQVEAVSITVAQAKPLGKSHLWRGQNPVTVISGRKPRQ; this is encoded by the coding sequence GTGTCTAAAGTGGATTGGCCCTTTACAACCCCCGGCATACCTGATCACCTGTTTAAGAGAGACAATAACATTCCCATGACCAAGCAAGAGGTACGGATGATTGTCCTGGGAAAACTGAGGTTGTTTCCCGGTGCGGTGGTCTATGATGTGGGGGCTGGTACCGGCAGTGTTTCGGTGGAGTGTGCTTTACAGCTAAAGCAGGGGACGGTGTATGCTCTGGAGAAGGATGGCAGCGCCGATGAGTTGGTTGAGGCCAATGCCCGGCGCTTTGGTCTTTCCAATATCAAGTTAGTGCCAGGACAAGCTCCGGCTACCATGGAGAAATTACCACCGGCAGACCGTATTTTTATCGGCGGCAGTGCCGGGGTTTTGGCAGGAATTTTAGCAACCGCCCACCAAAAACTAAAGCCCGGCGGTTGGCTGGTGGCCACCGCTGTAACCATAGAAACCACACCCCAGGTAATGCGGTTTCTGGCGGAGCAGGGGTATGAACAGGTGGAAGCGGTCAGTATTACCGTGGCCCAGGCCAAACCCCTGGGCAAGTCTCACCTCTGGCGGGGACAAAATCCGGTGACCGTTATCAGCGGCCGAAAACCGCGGCAATGA
- the cobJ gene encoding precorrin-3B C(17)-methyltransferase — MVVGLGPGNRDSFTPEALAAIAAAQVVAGYHTYLELIPDLLQDKEIIATAMRGEVERARQAVELAAAGKTVAVVSSGDPGIYGMAGIIMEVAEGRVPVKVIPGITAASAAAASLGAPLMNDFAVISLSDLLTPWETMLKRLEAAAAGDFVIVLYNPRSHGRPDHIKTAREIMLKYKSPTTPVGIVRKARRGEETRILTTLQDMLAYDIDMLTTVVIGNSQTKVIDQYMVTPRGYRL; from the coding sequence GTGGTGGTTGGCCTAGGTCCGGGTAACCGAGACAGTTTTACACCGGAGGCGTTGGCTGCCATAGCAGCGGCCCAAGTGGTGGCAGGTTATCATACTTATCTGGAACTGATCCCGGATCTATTACAGGATAAAGAAATTATTGCCACGGCCATGCGGGGTGAAGTGGAACGGGCCAGGCAAGCAGTGGAACTGGCAGCGGCGGGTAAGACTGTGGCCGTGGTCAGTAGTGGTGATCCCGGTATTTATGGCATGGCTGGCATCATCATGGAAGTGGCGGAGGGGAGAGTACCGGTTAAGGTAATTCCCGGTATTACCGCTGCCTCGGCTGCTGCTGCCAGCCTGGGTGCTCCTCTGATGAACGATTTTGCGGTCATTAGCCTGAGTGACTTGCTTACTCCCTGGGAGACCATGCTTAAACGGCTGGAGGCCGCCGCCGCCGGTGATTTTGTGATAGTCCTTTATAACCCCCGCAGCCACGGACGGCCTGATCATATTAAAACCGCCCGGGAAATCATGTTAAAATATAAATCACCCACCACGCCGGTGGGCATTGTGCGGAAGGCCCGCCGGGGTGAGGAAACCAGAATCTTGACCACCTTGCAAGATATGTTGGCTTATGACATTGATATGCTCACCACCGTGGTTATTGGTAACAGCCAGACCAAGGTGATAGATCAATATATGGTAACACCTCGGGGGTATCGTCTGTGA
- the cbiD gene encoding cobalt-precorrin-5B (C(1))-methyltransferase CbiD has translation MDKDNRVWRTGYTTGSCAAGAAKAAALALLTGEVVSQVTIALPAGGQLNLNVAWVEKNEGSCRAAVVKDAGDDPDVTHGLTIVAEVCLEGSALVITGGQGVGTVTKPGLAVPVGESAINPVPRQMIEREVREILGQRGARVVISAPGGEVLAQRTMNPRLGILGGISILGTSGIVRPMSEEAYRRSLVPQIDQALALGYQALVLTPGHLGVKKALQLGLPQEAIIETSNFIGSMLEECAQRPVEAVLLLGHLGKLVKVAAGIFHTLGKLADGRRETIAAHAALAGAPREVIRQLMNMNTSEEAVEILGKTGYHSVFHHLAAAASQRAAAYSGDKFMVGTLMYALNGDVVGYDQGACQIGRKLGWQLPLR, from the coding sequence ATGGACAAGGATAACAGGGTTTGGCGGACCGGTTATACCACCGGCAGCTGTGCTGCCGGGGCAGCTAAAGCAGCAGCCCTGGCACTGCTTACCGGTGAGGTAGTCTCCCAGGTAACCATTGCTTTACCGGCGGGAGGACAACTAAACCTGAATGTAGCCTGGGTAGAAAAAAATGAAGGCAGCTGCCGGGCTGCTGTGGTCAAGGATGCCGGGGATGACCCGGATGTCACCCATGGGCTGACCATTGTGGCAGAGGTCTGCCTGGAAGGTTCTGCCCTGGTGATCACCGGCGGGCAGGGGGTAGGCACAGTGACCAAGCCTGGGCTGGCGGTGCCGGTGGGAGAGTCTGCCATCAACCCGGTACCCAGGCAGATGATTGAGCGGGAAGTGCGAGAAATTCTGGGCCAGCGAGGTGCCAGGGTGGTTATCAGTGCCCCCGGTGGGGAAGTCTTGGCTCAGCGAACCATGAATCCCCGCCTGGGTATTCTGGGGGGCATCTCTATCCTGGGTACCAGCGGCATTGTCCGTCCCATGTCAGAGGAAGCTTATCGCCGCTCCCTGGTACCACAAATAGATCAAGCCCTGGCCCTGGGTTACCAAGCCCTGGTATTAACCCCAGGTCACCTGGGAGTGAAGAAAGCTCTGCAATTGGGATTGCCCCAGGAAGCCATTATTGAGACCAGTAATTTTATTGGCAGTATGCTGGAGGAATGTGCCCAAAGGCCGGTGGAAGCGGTACTGTTGCTGGGGCACCTGGGTAAACTGGTCAAGGTGGCGGCGGGGATTTTTCATACCCTGGGGAAACTGGCAGATGGTCGGCGGGAAACCATTGCTGCCCATGCTGCCCTGGCGGGAGCGCCCCGCGAAGTAATCAGGCAACTTATGAATATGAATACATCCGAAGAGGCTGTGGAGATATTAGGAAAAACAGGTTATCATAGTGTTTTCCACCACCTGGCCGCTGCTGCCAGTCAGCGAGCAGCGGCCTACAGTGGGGACAAATTTATGGTAGGTACCCTGATGTATGCCCTCAACGGCGATGTGGTGGGCTATGACCAGGGGGCCTGCCAGATTGGGAGGAAACTAGGATGGCAACTGCCATTAAGGTAA
- a CDS encoding cobalt-precorrin 5A hydrolase, whose protein sequence is MNSVRHDSIAVLALTAGGAQLARNLARELDKVHLYLPMRLQHPANIKDITYFTDWRQTARDVFQHHRQIVFIMACGIVVRTLAPWLTDKGKDPAVVVMDERGQYAISLLSGHVGGANELAQQVARVTGGTPVITTATDVNGAPAVDLLAQQLSCTVYPASRVKLFNRWLAEGERVKLYSRWPLPADLQQGFAYLDTLDQVPGSGPIIYLTNQLVPATGQPRLLLRPRNLVVGIGCRQGVTLGQVITAVKTACKLGGFSLLSLACLATVDLKLQEPALQQAAAYFKVPLVAVAREEIAKLEGQFTPSDFVRQKIGVGGVCEPAAMLASNGGQIMVTKQKLGPVTVAIAEARLWWLA, encoded by the coding sequence ATGAATTCCGTACGGCACGATAGCATAGCGGTACTGGCCTTAACCGCCGGAGGTGCTCAGTTAGCCAGAAACTTGGCCCGAGAGCTGGACAAGGTGCACCTTTATCTACCCATGCGCTTGCAACACCCAGCGAATATTAAGGATATTACTTACTTTACAGACTGGCGGCAGACAGCCCGGGATGTCTTCCAACATCACCGACAGATAGTCTTCATTATGGCCTGCGGTATTGTGGTGCGTACTCTGGCTCCCTGGCTGACTGACAAAGGTAAAGACCCAGCTGTGGTGGTAATGGACGAAAGGGGGCAGTATGCCATTAGTTTACTGTCCGGTCATGTGGGAGGAGCCAATGAACTGGCCCAACAAGTGGCCCGGGTAACCGGGGGCACACCGGTCATTACCACCGCCACCGATGTTAACGGAGCACCGGCTGTGGACCTGCTGGCGCAACAGTTAAGCTGTACTGTGTATCCCGCCTCGCGGGTAAAGTTATTTAATAGATGGTTGGCCGAAGGGGAGCGGGTCAAGTTGTATTCCCGCTGGCCTCTCCCGGCTGATTTACAACAAGGCTTTGCTTACCTGGACACCTTAGACCAAGTACCTGGGTCAGGCCCTATAATTTATCTAACCAATCAACTTGTGCCTGCCACGGGACAACCGAGATTGCTATTAAGACCTCGCAATTTGGTGGTGGGAATAGGCTGTCGCCAGGGGGTTACCTTGGGACAGGTAATTACAGCGGTAAAAACTGCTTGTAAACTGGGTGGTTTTAGCTTGTTATCCCTGGCCTGTTTGGCCACAGTGGACTTAAAGCTACAGGAACCTGCCCTCCAGCAGGCGGCGGCTTATTTTAAGGTGCCTTTAGTTGCGGTGGCCAGAGAAGAAATAGCCAAGTTGGAGGGGCAGTTTACCCCCTCGGACTTTGTTCGACAAAAGATAGGAGTTGGTGGTGTATGCGAACCGGCGGCGATGCTTGCCAGCAACGGTGGACAGATCATGGTGACCAAACAGAAACTAGGACCAGTGACGGTAGCCATTGCCGAGGCCAGGTTGTGGTGGTTGGCCTAG
- a CDS encoding sirohydrochlorin chelatase — MQRGVILLGHGSRQPAANQEIRLIAEQVKKMGEQTDTIYETGFLQFGEPTLPQAIAELVARGVKNITIVPVLLTVGTHIQFELPKLIQEQQGQYPEVSFRLAPHLGADPRIAEILLDRIKQGSE, encoded by the coding sequence ATGCAGCGAGGTGTCATTCTGCTTGGGCATGGCAGCCGTCAACCGGCAGCAAACCAGGAAATACGGCTCATTGCCGAACAGGTAAAGAAAATGGGAGAGCAAACCGATACCATCTATGAAACCGGTTTTTTACAGTTCGGGGAACCAACCTTGCCCCAGGCCATTGCCGAGCTAGTGGCCAGGGGAGTAAAAAATATTACCATTGTGCCTGTGTTGCTAACGGTGGGTACCCATATCCAGTTTGAGTTGCCTAAACTTATTCAGGAGCAGCAGGGTCAATACCCGGAGGTTTCCTTTAGGCTGGCCCCTCATCTGGGAGCTGATCCCAGGATTGCAGAAATACTTTTGGATCGTATTAAACAAGGAAGTGAATAA
- a CDS encoding cobyrinate a,c-diamide synthase, whose translation MKIPRIVIAGTHSGVGKTTLTLGLLAALRRRNLAVQPFKVGPDYIDPGLHQVAAGRVSHNLDSWLGTATAVQQLFLKHAQSSDLALVEGVMGLFDGAKGQGEMGSTAQVAKLLQAPVVLIFSAKGLARSAAALVHGYRTFDPSVRIGGVIANGISSERHREFIRQTVEEEVGLPLLGAIEKNKAIVMPERQLGLLPATENQALGQVLNQLADLVEEQVDLTAIIQLARSAPTINAGPEAAGVKDFTGVHLAVAMDEAFHFYYQDSLDYLTELGVTLHFFSPLRDGKLPVNCHGIYIGGGFPEEFLPTLAANQSLKESLWQAYHRGVPIYAECGGLMYLCRSICSLTGTEFVGVGLVPGRVRMGQRLAALGYVKATIQRPCLLGQAGEELKGHEFHWSSISGLPEETALYQLVGGRGVPGRPDGYVRANLAASYVHLHFRYQPQVARNFLTACVEYKKSGRSSHGQG comes from the coding sequence ATGAAAATTCCGAGAATAGTCATTGCAGGGACCCATAGCGGGGTGGGCAAAACCACCCTAACCTTAGGTTTACTGGCAGCCCTGCGTCGTAGAAATTTGGCGGTGCAGCCCTTTAAAGTAGGGCCTGACTATATAGATCCCGGTTTGCACCAGGTGGCAGCGGGACGTGTTTCCCATAATTTGGACAGTTGGCTGGGTACAGCAACGGCAGTGCAACAGCTTTTCCTTAAGCATGCTCAGTCCAGCGACCTGGCTTTGGTGGAAGGAGTCATGGGCTTATTCGACGGAGCCAAGGGGCAAGGGGAGATGGGCAGTACCGCCCAAGTGGCCAAATTACTGCAAGCTCCGGTGGTGCTTATTTTTTCTGCCAAAGGACTGGCTCGCAGTGCCGCAGCCCTGGTGCATGGTTATCGGACCTTTGATCCCTCAGTGCGTATTGGCGGGGTCATTGCCAACGGCATTAGCAGTGAACGGCACAGGGAGTTTATTCGGCAAACAGTGGAAGAGGAAGTGGGATTGCCCCTGCTGGGAGCTATCGAAAAAAATAAGGCCATTGTCATGCCGGAGCGACAGCTTGGCTTGCTGCCGGCCACAGAAAACCAAGCCCTTGGACAAGTGCTCAACCAATTAGCTGACCTGGTGGAGGAACAGGTAGACCTGACCGCCATTATACAGTTGGCCCGGTCGGCACCCACCATCAATGCCGGACCGGAGGCTGCTGGGGTCAAAGATTTTACCGGCGTGCATCTGGCAGTGGCCATGGATGAAGCTTTCCACTTCTATTATCAAGATAGTCTGGATTATCTAACCGAGTTGGGGGTAACACTCCACTTTTTTAGTCCCCTGAGGGATGGCAAATTGCCCGTTAATTGTCATGGTATCTATATCGGCGGTGGTTTTCCGGAGGAGTTTTTACCGACCTTAGCCGCCAATCAATCACTGAAGGAAAGCCTTTGGCAGGCCTACCATAGGGGTGTACCTATTTACGCTGAGTGCGGCGGGTTAATGTATCTGTGCCGCAGTATTTGTTCATTAACTGGTACAGAGTTTGTCGGTGTCGGTTTAGTGCCGGGGAGGGTGCGGATGGGCCAGCGACTGGCTGCCCTGGGCTATGTTAAGGCCACTATCCAAAGACCTTGTCTGCTGGGACAAGCAGGGGAAGAACTAAAGGGGCATGAATTTCACTGGTCCAGCATCTCAGGTCTGCCGGAGGAAACAGCCCTCTATCAATTAGTTGGCGGCAGGGGTGTGCCTGGTCGCCCCGATGGTTATGTGAGAGCTAACTTAGCAGCCTCCTACGTACACTTGCATTTTCGCTATCAGCCACAGGTGGCCAGAAATTTTTTAACTGCCTGTGTTGAATATAAAAAATCTGGGAGAAGCAGCCATGGACAAGGATAA
- the cobM gene encoding precorrin-4 C(11)-methyltransferase — translation MIYFVGAGPGDPELLTVKAWRLLQQADLVIYAGSLVPLEVMDCCRPEAKKVNSAPLVLEEIIALMAEYHQRQQLVVRLHTGDPSLYGAIGEQMKALDELGIPYEIVPGVSSFLAAAAAVKREYTVPGGSQTVIITRLAGRTPVPQEQALASLAQHRGSMAIFLSVGLAAQVQQELLQGYPPDTPVAVVERASQPAERVIRGKLGELAKLVEAAGITKTALILVGDFLTGEGKSLLYQKEFTHEFRTAR, via the coding sequence ATGATTTACTTTGTGGGAGCCGGGCCTGGTGACCCGGAACTGCTAACTGTCAAGGCCTGGCGTTTATTGCAGCAGGCTGATTTAGTCATCTATGCTGGGTCGTTGGTACCCTTAGAGGTGATGGACTGTTGCCGGCCCGAGGCCAAAAAGGTAAACAGTGCCCCCTTGGTGTTGGAGGAGATTATTGCCCTGATGGCGGAATATCACCAGCGACAGCAGCTAGTGGTACGACTGCACACCGGGGACCCCTCCCTTTACGGAGCCATTGGCGAACAGATGAAAGCACTGGATGAGCTAGGGATACCCTATGAAATTGTACCCGGTGTCAGTTCCTTCCTGGCAGCGGCGGCGGCAGTGAAGAGAGAATATACCGTGCCGGGAGGCTCCCAAACGGTGATTATTACCCGACTGGCTGGCCGTACCCCGGTGCCACAGGAGCAAGCCTTAGCTTCTTTGGCCCAACACAGAGGGTCCATGGCCATTTTTCTTTCGGTGGGATTGGCCGCTCAGGTGCAGCAGGAATTATTGCAAGGATACCCGCCAGACACGCCGGTGGCTGTGGTGGAACGGGCTTCCCAGCCGGCGGAAAGAGTAATCCGGGGTAAGCTGGGTGAACTGGCCAAGTTGGTGGAAGCGGCGGGTATTACTAAAACCGCTTTAATTTTGGTGGGGGATTTTCTCACCGGAGAAGGTAAATCCTTACTCTACCAGAAGGAGTTTACCCATGAATTCCGTACGGCACGATAG
- the cobK gene encoding precorrin-6A reductase produces the protein MILVLAGTEEGRRVAALLQQEGFSVQVSAVTAYGTKLLAQQGLSNISAGPLDEAALQQVLKQGITLLVDATHPFACQASQNAMAAAAAVGVPYLRLERPATALPEHSLVHEASDLATAIEKSLSLGKVIFSTLGSKNLAPLVAAARSHGAQVVARVLPDSNVLRSCQELGLTPAQLVALQGPCSRELNAALYRQYQAQVVLTKNSGSTGGVEEKIDAALQVGIPIVVWQRPKLHYPLILQQPKEVVQYCLKYLPKG, from the coding sequence GTGATTTTAGTGCTGGCCGGTACGGAGGAAGGCAGAAGGGTAGCAGCCTTGCTGCAGCAGGAGGGCTTTTCGGTACAGGTTTCAGCGGTAACAGCCTATGGCACAAAACTGTTGGCTCAGCAGGGTCTGTCAAATATTAGCGCTGGCCCCTTGGATGAGGCAGCCCTACAGCAAGTACTGAAGCAAGGGATAACCCTTTTGGTGGATGCCACTCATCCCTTTGCCTGTCAGGCCTCACAAAACGCCATGGCAGCAGCGGCAGCGGTGGGAGTTCCTTACCTGCGTCTGGAAAGACCTGCCACTGCCTTGCCCGAACATTCCCTGGTACACGAAGCGTCTGATTTAGCCACTGCTATTGAGAAATCCCTGAGTCTGGGGAAAGTAATTTTTTCTACCCTGGGGAGCAAAAACCTGGCCCCTTTAGTAGCCGCTGCTCGCTCCCATGGAGCCCAGGTGGTGGCGCGGGTGTTGCCTGACAGTAACGTGCTGCGCTCCTGCCAGGAATTAGGGCTTACCCCAGCCCAGTTGGTAGCTTTGCAGGGACCTTGCAGCAGGGAACTAAATGCCGCCCTTTATCGTCAATATCAGGCTCAGGTGGTACTAACCAAAAACAGCGGTTCCACCGGTGGGGTGGAGGAAAAGATTGACGCTGCCCTGCAGGTGGGCATACCCATTGTGGTGTGGCAAAGACCCAAGTTACACTACCCTCTGATTTTGCAGCAACCCAAGGAAGTTGTGCAATATTGCCTAAAATATTTGCCTAAAGGGTAA
- a CDS encoding precorrin-8X methylmutase encodes MTRFDGVLWHPREIEEESLRLVEGYLQKYKFPPGEKAVVSRLVHTSGDPALAELVRFHPQAVDTGWAALRNGAHIFTDVTMLAAGINHRRLTSYGGAVHCAVHTPEVAAEAAARGITRSAVAMEKFGNKLQGQVVAIGNAPTALFTLLKMIEEGLRPALVVGMPVGFVGAAHSKELLLQQGKVPCITVLGTRGGSPLAAATINALLYYQGSGG; translated from the coding sequence TTGACTAGATTTGACGGGGTGCTCTGGCATCCCCGGGAGATAGAAGAGGAAAGCCTGCGCCTGGTGGAGGGCTATTTGCAAAAATATAAATTCCCCCCGGGGGAAAAAGCTGTGGTCAGCCGTCTGGTGCATACCAGCGGTGACCCGGCATTGGCTGAGTTGGTGCGTTTCCATCCCCAAGCAGTGGACACCGGTTGGGCCGCCCTAAGAAATGGCGCCCATATTTTCACCGACGTGACCATGCTGGCTGCAGGCATTAACCACCGTCGGTTAACTAGCTATGGTGGCGCCGTACACTGTGCTGTACATACCCCGGAGGTGGCAGCAGAGGCCGCAGCCAGGGGCATTACCCGCTCGGCAGTGGCTATGGAGAAATTTGGCAATAAACTGCAGGGACAAGTGGTGGCCATTGGTAATGCTCCCACCGCCCTGTTTACCCTACTGAAGATGATAGAAGAAGGTTTACGACCCGCTCTGGTGGTGGGGATGCCTGTGGGTTTTGTGGGGGCGGCTCACTCAAAAGAACTCCTGTTACAGCAAGGAAAGGTCCCCTGCATTACGGTACTGGGCACCCGCGGTGGCAGTCCGCTGGCGGCCGCTACCATTAACGCCTTGCTGTATTATCAAGGGTCTGGTGGCTAA
- the cbiE gene encoding precorrin-6y C5,15-methyltransferase (decarboxylating) subunit CbiE translates to MATAIKVIGVGPGDPNYLTLIGQEAIAEAEFLVGAQRLLEVFALPHQETYPLGANLQEAVAVIKKEAATKKVAVLVSGDTGLYSFAATLKRLLPEYRFEFVPGISSVQLLFAKLQLPWQDVAILSCHGRMDYRLVSLVQSGMPVAVLTDEYNSPQFLAQELLESGCGDLPVTVGCNLSYEQEIIYRGTLASLLLVQEKYGNCVVVVGV, encoded by the coding sequence ATGGCAACTGCCATTAAGGTAATCGGTGTGGGTCCCGGCGACCCCAACTATTTAACCCTGATTGGACAGGAGGCCATTGCTGAGGCAGAGTTTCTGGTGGGGGCCCAGCGACTGCTGGAAGTCTTTGCCTTACCCCACCAGGAGACCTATCCCTTAGGGGCCAACCTGCAGGAGGCTGTGGCTGTTATTAAAAAGGAGGCGGCGACGAAAAAAGTAGCTGTGCTGGTGTCCGGGGATACCGGCCTGTATAGCTTTGCCGCTACCCTCAAACGGCTGCTGCCGGAGTACCGGTTTGAGTTTGTTCCTGGCATTAGTTCCGTACAGTTGTTGTTTGCTAAATTACAATTGCCCTGGCAGGATGTAGCTATTCTTAGCTGTCATGGACGAATGGACTATCGTCTGGTGAGCTTGGTACAGTCGGGTATGCCGGTGGCAGTGTTGACCGACGAATATAATAGTCCCCAGTTTCTGGCCCAAGAATTGTTGGAATCAGGCTGTGGTGATCTGCCTGTGACGGTGGGTTGCAACCTTTCCTACGAGCAAGAAATCATCTATCGGGGCACCCTGGCTTCACTCTTGTTGGTGCAAGAAAAATACGGCAATTGTGTGGTGGTTGTTGGTGTCTAA